From Myxocyprinus asiaticus isolate MX2 ecotype Aquarium Trade chromosome 10, UBuf_Myxa_2, whole genome shotgun sequence, the proteins below share one genomic window:
- the LOC127447580 gene encoding ladderlectin-like: protein MLHENSQSLDANLASVHSKAENDFLLSLLNVSSHAYIGGHYGEQDGQWLRSDGTTFDYTNWYTTEPNNNGGPENCLEINWASNRCWNDLSCSFATGYICAKASHTLEILKAVL from the exons ATGCTGCACG AAAACAGCCAAAGCCTTGATGCAAATCTTGCATCTGTGCATAGTAAAGCTGAAAATGATTTTCTGCTGAGTCTGCTGAATGTTTCTAGTCATGCTTACATCGGTGGTCATTATGGTGAACAA GATGGCCAATGGTTGCGGAGTGATGGGACCACCTTTGACTACACCAACTGGTACACTACAGAACCTAACAACAATGGTGGTCCAGAGAACTGCTTGGAGATAAACTGGGCCA GTAACCGCTGCTGGAACGATCTAAGCTGTTCATTCGCAACAGGCTATATTTGTGCTAAAG CTTCACACACTCTTGAAATTCTGAAGGCTGtactctga
- the LOC127447494 gene encoding ladderlectin-like, translating to MEVMRALLLLFCTLSLGTTEAGKCPFGWTPFGEKCYKFFSSQVDWITAEKNCQRLNSNLASVRSQVENELLLSLVPVSARCWVGGHDWVEDGQWLWSDGTTFDYTNWCAAEPSGNTENCLEINWTSKRCWNDENFSTSMGYICAKGM from the exons ATGGAGGTGATGAGAGCTCTTCTGCTTCTCTTCTGTACACTTTCTCTGGGGACTACAGAAG CTGGAAAGTGCCCCTTTGGATGGACCCCTTTTGGCGAAAAATGCTACAAATTCTTCTCTTCGCAAGTTGACTGGATCACCGCAGAG AAAAACTGTCAGAGACTTAATTCGAATCTCGCATCTGTGCGAAGTCAAGTGGAAAATGAACTTCTGCTCAGTCTGGTGCCTGTTTCTGCACGTTGTTGGGTTGGCGGTCATGATTGGGTAGAA GATGGACAATGGTTGTGGAGTGATGGGACCACCTTTGACTACACCAACTGGTGCGCCGCAGAACCTAGTGGCAATACTGAGAACTGCTTGGAGATAAACTGGACCA GTAAACGTTGCTGGAATGATGAGAATTTTTCGACTTCAATGGGCTATATTTGTGCTAAAGGCATGTGA
- the LOC127447581 gene encoding ladderlectin-like → MVNQLLDGQWLRSDGTTFDYTNWYTTEPNNNGGPENCLEINWATEKCHFGWTPFGKKCYKFFPSQVDWITAEKSCQRLNSNLASVQSQVENEFLLDLVPVSARCWVGGHDGVKDGKWLWSDGTTFDYTNWCSAEPSGNTENCLEINWTTKRCWNDENFSTSMGYICAKGM, encoded by the exons ATGGTAAATCAGCTTCTT GATGGCCAATGGTTGCGGAGTGATGGGACCACCTTTGACTACACCAACTGGTACACTACAGAACCTAACAACAATGGTGGTCCAGAGAACTGCTTGGAGATAAACTGGGCCA CTGAAAAGTGCCACTTTGGATGGACCCCTTTTGGCAAGAAATGCTACAAGTTCTTCCCTTCGCAAGTTGACTGGATCACAGCAGAG aaaagctgTCAGAGACTTAATTCGAATCTCGCATCTGTGCAAAGTCAAGTGGAAAATGAATTTCTGCTCGATCTGGTGCCTGTTTCTGCACGTTGTTGGGTTGGTGGTCATGATGGGGTAAAA GATGGAAAATGGTTGTGGAGTGATGGGACCACCTTTGACTATACCAACTGGTGCTCTGCAGAACCTAGTGGCAATACTGAGAACTGCTTGGAGATAAACTGGACCA CTAAACGTTGCTGGAATGATGAGAACTTTTCGACTTCAATGGGCTATATTTGTGCTAAAGGCATGTGA